GCTTCGACCAAAATTCATCACTGCGCTGTCTCATAGCACAGTGGCTACAGCAGACGCCTGTTGTCATTTTTACGGGTACTGGACGTGAGTGAGAGTCTCTCTGAATAACGATAAATATTGGTCATCAAAACAGCACATTGAGACAGCGCAGCGACGTATTTAAATCGTACCTCCCCAATGGTATCTATATAGTTTTTTTCCCCTTACGGTACAACGTTCTCATGTTTGCAGAATTCAACGTAATAAACGTTGTTGCGTGCCTTACGTGCGACGCTTACTTTTCGACGTTTCGGATAGATGGACTGTCAGGTACGCGAAACGTCTCCTACGCGGCCAACAAGCATCACCGCGGTTTCCTTGCTACAAGGGGCACCAGCAATGCGCCCTGTAGATTATTCACGGCACTTGCAAAGCCACCAACGCTTCCGATTTACAGCGCAATTTCGCACATCACAGTTCGCGTACACATATGCGCAAAATGATACACCTATGTTTTTATGGATGCGACAAAGGAGAGCCCCACAGCAGCCGTTTGTACCACTGTTGCTCAACCATGACATGAGTCAAAGGTCACCGAAAGGTCGTTCCTTTCACTGCTGACTCCTTCCTGGAGCCAGGTGGCGATGACAATACAGACACGGTGCACGCACTGGCTTTGTCGATTCAGCGTTGATGCCGGCAAGGCAAAAGCTTTGAGGATCCGCCATGCACACGCAGGTCCTGGCAACCCACATGCATATCCTGTCCACTGCACGCCAGATTTGTTCAATCACAACACAGCCGGGAGTCAGTGCACTGCCGAGGGTTCAGATTCCCGGCGCCTCGGTTGTTTGACAGAAAACGAAAAGTCATTTCCACCAGGCACATAATGAACACGCACACATGAAGTACAGTCATGTATACCAACATTAGTTCCAGGACTGTGAAATGGCACATTGACAGGCGACTCATCAATTGTgtaatcctttttttttcctagttAAAAGTAATTATCACATCGCGACCGCGGAACGTCTGTGCTGTTCACACAGTCGCATGAAGTCCGCATATGTTCGCCACGGCTCCTATTCACGAAGTTCAAAGAAGCGTTCCCTCTCAGCGACATCGCGGCTCAGCCGCAAAGATTCTCAACAACTGCGCACCAAGCAGGAACGGATGCGTTGCCTGCCTTTGCTCTTGTGTATGAATTGCAATCATATATCTGAATCCCTGATTCCGTTTTTCTAGTGCTTGGATTACACGCTCGAGTGTCTATAGTACGACAGTTGAGATGAAGGTTGCCACAATTCATGTCGTCTTATTAAAGCCACGCAGTTTCTAAAAAGCCATTTAGGCTTTGTAGTCTCGTGACACCACAGAGCACGTGAACCCTACAACGACATTCCCAGAATAACGGCGAGTTTGCGAGCTGGTGGTATTCGCACAAGAGGTCACCACTGACTGCCTCAAAAGTATTGTGACCGTGCGAGCTAACTATCAGCGTTTGCCGGTCGCACTGTCCCGGCCGCCGGCTGTTGCTTTCGCCTCATGGACCACATGGACGACGTGCCTGATGATCATGGCAGTTCTTGCGAGCTGCTTTCATCCAGATGACCAGGTGAGTCCAAAAAGCAGAAACCATGTCGGTGCTGATGTCAATTCCGCAGCAGTCAAACGTTCTCTTTGATCACGCGTGCGCAAAGAATTCACGCAGAAAAAATTTCTTTCTGATTTCTCTTGGCGCATCGCTTTGTGGAATTCCCTGGCGTGACCACCCGACGTCGGCTTCGCTAAAGAGGCTGACCGACCAACACCTTTCATGGCACGAGGAACCGTCTCGATTGAAGTCTTCTCGCCGTCGGAAACGCTGTCTGCGGGACGGTGTCACCGTCTCCGTGTCCACCAAGAACGGCGTGGCCGTAGCGGGGTCAGATGGTGGTGCTGTCCAGGCTGTCGAGGTCAAAGGTCACCATGGGCTTGGTCACAGCTATCTCGACATCGTAGATGTCGCCGTCGTACGAGTCTCTGTGCGAAAGCCGGCCGTTGCACAGTGGTATTGAGGCTCGCGGCGCGAAGAAATTTGTCGGGAATTCCAGGTGGCTCCGGTTCTTACTCCCGCTGTGCGACTTGACCTGCAgggtggagaaaaaaaataatgataaTTGAGGCTCAGTTTCTCCGCGGCtcgagataaaaaaaagaaaaactacaggACAGTTACGGctgtgtaacgcgatgttcagcgatagcGGTTTGggcgttttatttttcttgggggggggggggggggtactgctgTAGCGGTCAAGAGAATAAACcgtgcactggcaggcggctgttccaaacagagccacccgcgGGTTTATGCAACCCAGGCCGGGACATTAACGCACCCACTCGGTTACGGCGACGACAAAGCCAGGGGCgggtgcctaacagctatcgctgtaaaagaaCCCTGAATGTTATATGAAAACCATACTCGCCACTAAAAACTACAAGAACTGCGTCGAGAGGAGGCGGTCCCAAGATAAGTGATAAGTTCATAATAAACGGCTCTGAAATAACCACAAATTGTGTCCGGATTAATTCAGGCATTTAATTCCGGGAAGGTAAAATTATAGAATTAAACAGGCTCTCGCAGGCAAAAACTTAAATAGGCACCAAAGTGGTATTGCGTGCGAACCCATTACACTTGTCGCAACCGAATCAGAGTGAGAAGTGGTTCTATTATGTATACACGGTTTGCTAAGACCTGTTCTTCAAAGTTATTGGATCTTCAAAGTGGGATAAGTGAACGGACGTCAAGATTTCAAAAAGCGCCAGGATGAAGTCGGGCTTCCCCTCATGTATAATTGGGGCCACGGTGTAACGCCGAGCGGGATTTGAGCTGCGAAACCACCCTCCCCTAAGAGCACGACATTCTGCAACCCTGTGGGGTCGGGCAGGACGCGTGTCTTTGAAGCAGGCCGATttcgtagcgaaagctacattggccacgaactcgcagtttcgccgtgctcgcagtcccaccgtggtagcaccacaccacgtgacaaaccacgtgacaactagccagacaaccagactaacctggacttgcaatcaagattaaccaaggctaccCAAGCTATGCCTTgactttcgctgcgtatatcctggctcTCGAGAGCCTGAGAGGTTAGGCTGAGAGGTTTTCGGCTCTCATAAGAGCTGTACCAGCTACTTTTTACAATGCCTTGCACTTACGTGGAGGTAGTCCTTGGGGACTGCCAGCAGGCCTCCCGCGCCTCCTGCTCCGCTGCTGCCTCCCAGGGCCCCGTCCGTGTGGAGCACGGGCAGGCTGTGCCTCCTGGACGGCGCCGCCTCGCCCCTGGGCAGGCCTCCCTCTGCCCGGTGGGTCGGCTGCAGCAGCTCCTCCCGCAGGTGGTAGGGCGCCTCCAGCTGCAGCCTCAGGTTGTGCGTCTCGATGAGCTGCCGCGTGCGGCACAGGTTCTGCGTGCTCTCCTCCTTGAGCGTCTCGACGAGCGTCAGCAGCCGCTGGATCTGGTCGTCGCGCGTGTTGTGGTTCTTGTCCGAGCCGCCGCACAGGCTGTCGGCGCTCaggtcgtcgtcgccgccgccccCGCTGTGCTGCTTGTCGCTGGACTTGCCCCTCCAGATGGACTTTCGGTGGGACTTCTGCTGCAGGGGTCAGTCGCGCAAGGGGAACGGAAGGAAAGAGCAGAGCTGTCTGTCAGTACGGGTGGCCAATCGAGGCCCATTGGTCGAAAGATTAGACCGATCCTAAATCCATGCAGCCGAGCGACAGCATGCAGAGGCTGCTGCTAACTGTGGCAATACGAATGCACCTATCTGACATTTGTCAGTGGTTGGAGCTTGACATATCGCTATACTGCATTGTCACGTCATGACGTTGCGTGCCGCTTCAAAGCTATAGTGACGACATGGTGTAGGACCCAGCTGGTCAATAATTCTATGCAGCGCCAGTCTGTTCCTCTTTAATGACCTCATGCATCCTGCTGTCATTTTGCTGTGATAGCAATAACAGTAGCATTTGTCGAAAATGCTGGCGTTATCTGAGTAAACCCTCCACCCCCCAGAAGCATCAGCCATCTCCCCAACGCACCTTTCGAGCCAAGCCGATGCCCACCCACCTACCCACGGACACCCCCACTCCACTCCCCACCCCACCTCCGCGCATCTCCATCCTCCAGAAATGCCATCCACGACCCACCCACACGACTATACCCTCCAGAAACACTACCAAACCGCCTGACTCCACCCTGCACAAGGCTTCCGCCAACGAGAAGCCCACGCAGCAAAAAGTGACGGCTAAATCTAATTTCGAGACGCAGTGGGAAATCAAGCTTCCcaccagaagcaccacccacaaGCCACCTCCCCATCCCACCATCCTCCATCCAGCACCCACATACCTCCAGTCACCCAGTAAAAGCATCAAAACAATCATCGAGGGCAAATACAACTGCTATCGCAGCTTCCTCACATCAGGTTTCACGATCgtcctgccaattttttttctgctgcgcgGCCTGGCGGTTTACTTGCCTGGTAAACAACAGGAGCGGCGCGGTAATTGCTACACCCATCACAAAACCAGCACAATAAGTACCGGACTGGCCAAAACTCATTCATGGGTGCGTGCATGGAGGAGCTTCATTCGAGTCATCCAAACTGTGGGGGCGCCCCTGACAGGGACATACGCAAGTGCCCACGTGATTCTGCTTGGAGGTAATGAAGAAGAGAACAGAAACGGGTTGTAAGAAGCGTGCACACCTTggatcttagccaaaaggccaTGTGCcgtcttttgaaaggctaacgaTTACAAGAACAGCGTACCTTGGAGGCGAACTCCTGGAGCAGCCTGTGTATCTCGTCCAGCCGCTGGCCGAacttgtgctgcgtgctgtggaAGCTCGCCGAGAGGCGGTCCTCGACGCGGCGGATCTGCTTGCAGCGCATGGCGCGCGAGATGTAGTTGAGGATCATGGCCAGGTAGCCCAGGCCGAAGATGATCCACAGCACCACGCCCGTCTTGTAGATCCAGATGTAGTCGCCGTCGAAGTTGCCTGCGGACGAGATGCGGGAAACGTGAGCAACGAAGGGAGATATCCCACACCCGCAGCTTGCTGTCAGGTATCAACAGTGGATCGTCAAAGTGAAGGCTCGGGCAGTCCACACGAACCAATGTTCGCGTGCACTAGTTCCGTTTCGGACGCAAGGAGCTACCACTCACagtgtagtcggatacaactcaagaacgaacgGATTTGTCCCGtgaaaggacccccttccagccaatggcgtcgaccgattctcatgaacctgcaaGCGGCACAATGCAAGgagcggcgtgacaatgcaggcagGGGACAATCCCCGACCATGGAAGGAAGGTACTGTCCCATTTaaatctgccactccctgcattttcgtactagcaggctcatgagaatcggccgacgccattggctggaagggggttctttggcggcgaaaagccgcttcgttctcgagttgtatctgactatagctgGATCCCTTATTACTAAGGGGCTCCGTGGTTAGGATTTACTCCGATTTGTATGGAACATCGATGGATCGGATTAAACACTCAAATATACGCGCACTCAGTCAGCTTCAAAACTGTTCGTGAGTTTGGTGAGACGGACAGCCCTATCTAGACTGCCTCAGGATGCGCTGGCCAATCAGTGACGCTGTGAGTGTAGTGTCTGTGAAATGGGCGACACGCTGTGCATATTGTAAACTGCGTACCGTCGTGTGCTGCTCCCGGGCCGTTCTTCAGTTGTTTTCACCGCAAGTAACAGGCGAATTTGTCAGTTTGCTACAGAGGTAAAACGACCTGGAGCTAAAACAAACGATGACAAGAAGTAAACGACAGCCTGGCTTCAAACTTGCGAATTCAGTAGGGCCCAGAGCGAGAGCAGCTAGCTCTCTGAACTACgctgaacggtacgacgaaacagcacTGACGGACAGGACGGAAGAGGAGACGGACACATGCGctgtcttttctatcctgtcttcctatcccatctttcaactctcctactatctgcacgtggtagcgattgtggctcggcttgagccagtgggcaggcctgtgcacttgccttttctttcttcctggcaacaacagacagacatgcagacagacacatgcgccggtctcctcttccgtcccgtaTGTTAGCGCTTtttcgtcgtaccgttcagcatgaaccaaccagcccgactcagcacTCTCCTCTAAACTACCATAGCTCTAAGCCCTCCCGCATTCCTTAAGTGCGGCGCGGAGCGAAGACGAAGAGCGTCACTTTCAACCAGCGCATCCGCTCTCATTTACAACTGAAACTGTAATATTCTGCGAGGCACACTGAGGACTTCAAATGCAATGAGTAGCGTGGAGTGTAAGCGTTCGACAACGATTGTGGCGTGTAAGCATGTGCTTACACTCCGCACGTCTGGGTTTCTGACAGGCTGAGGTCATCGAAGAGAAGCTTGTTCGCGGTTTCTTCTGAAATTGCGCGCAAATAGAGGTCAATGCGTTTCACTTACGCGACTTGCGCAACACAGTATTATAGCTTTCAGCAGCGCTCCAGCGAAAAGTGCCTGCTACAATGTCCGAAAACCAACAACGCTTCGTCTTCGCACAACAGAGGATGTCTGCGCAGCACCAGATGACGAACCAGTCTTGGCGTTGTTGGCTGGCCCCCTTTCTGTGCGCCCTCTCCCCTAAACGACTGTCGTGGAACACCAGGATTCGGAGAGAAGGCAAGAACATCTGTATTGTCTCGTGCTTGGGAGAAACAGGAGCCTCAGCAGCGACAACAACAAGGCCCCACTGGCTTCTTGCCCTCGCGTGGAGCGGAGAAGTGACTGCGACAACCGTACCGCGTCTTTACACTCTCCCTGCCCCTTGCCTCATGAAGGTGCGGCCTCTATATGATCTTGATTTAACCGCCATTAAAGTCTCCTCCCTCTCCAACTTCGAAACATACTTGGAGTCCATGATAACCAACCCCATCAAAAAAcacaacagaatttttttttgctgtcacaaCAGATCTTGTATTTTGGGACCTGACAACAGAAATTCTTGTAGTGACAACAGGATTTTCTTTCGTTAATACAGAGCATCTTCTGTCGTGACAACGGACATCTTAGCAGTACTACAGAaaatctgtcgtaacgacagagccaCAAATTTTATGTTGTAATTTgggaccggttctgtcgtatttTATGAGTGGAAAAGGCGCATTGTCAAGAGAGCCCACTCCACTGCCCATTTGTCCAGCATCCTCATTGGTGAGCAGATCAACGACGTATAGTTTTCGGTGGCGACATGATACGATGACGCGGGCGCCCTCTACCTTGAAAAAGGTCTTCGTCTCCTTTAGCCCCTTTGTAAGGAGAGGAGGGGACTTGTGAACAGTACATATGCATGATCTCGCCTTGCGGCAAACAAGGTACATGCCCCCTTACATCCGCACCTCTTCTTATCTCGAACGTCCGCAACGCCTTCTAAGCAGAACTGCGCCCATGTAAGGTCAGGACAACAGCGCTTAGCCTGAGTTGCGTACTATAGAGGGACTGTGCTGCGCACGTGGGCTGGGGATGTTTTCAAAGCGCATGGCTGGGCCGTCGTTCCGATGTGCCAAATGGTGTGTCGCGCCCCGCCATCGCACCATTTTCCTCCGCTGGCATCAGccaagaaagaaacaaaagaacgGTGGTTGGGTCGGGAAAGGAGGGCGCAGGGAAGGAGAGAGAGGGCACGAGAAGACAGAGACTGCGCGGCGCTCTTCTCCCGTCTCTGGAAATAGCCGGGCCGTCGGCGCTATTTTCTGAAACCCCACGAGAGAGCGCGCCCAGAAGAAGCAACCCCGGTGCCCAAGTAGAAGTCGCCGACCAGAGCCTTTGTGTTGTACGGAGACTCGCGCTCACAAACAACGGAGGGAAGAAGGCGAGCGCGACACGGTCACACGActtcccctccctccccctcctcctccacgCCATTCGGTTTCCTATATATTCCTCGTACCACCTCTTGCCAACCTATTCgtcctctctcttcttttgttccctctccCGTCGAGCTGCAACCTGCTGCCAAAACCCCGGCGCCTTCTTAATAGCTACCTGCTATCTGCGCAATCGTTTACCGCCTGTCACGCTCCTCTGTGTCCAGGATTGCGAGCCACAAGAGTGGCGAATTATACGCCCCTCTCGAGAATGAGATGCATGGGACGCGGTGGTGTGTTTCGCATTCACTGCCACGACCAGGAGTGGCGCTTGTTAACATGCTGGAGGCAAGGCAACGTGTTCTTGCATCGTTACCTGCTATCAGCGTCATCATCCTCCGGTTGTCGCGCATCCTCGCGTCTGAAAGTGTGAGGCAAAATTTCGATCCTTGGGAATGGCATATTCTTTCCTGGCTGCGTACAATGCGGCTTGTTCGCATTCTCGACGataaaaatgttttattttgataCATGCAGTTTACTAGCGACGACTGGCAGGCACAACCATCTTGGGATGTTGGGGAGAACGGTTTGTGACCGTGTCCTTAAGAGTGGAGCTGCAAGGATGCGGTAGGAAAAATAACGACCGCCTTCGTTCAATCTGTGCAGCTCAGAGTGCAACGAATGGATGTCATGAACTGGTTGGCCACAAAATGGCCCGGCTTCTTTCGGGTGATTAAAAAACCTAAAAGCAAAGTCACCGGTTGACTCTAGCAGAAATCCTTTTCAGCTGCTGTTCTTATCTGCAACGAATGATGCGATCTTTCTACAAGACTTGAAGACGGTGTACATCTGGCAGTGTCGTATAACCGCATATATTAACAAGTCAAGAtcagcatggaggaaggaaagaactatGGGCTCAGGTTTGGCTGATTCGGTATTACGCTAAGACCACTCATCTGAAGATGGTTACCATTTCAACCAAACATTTTGTTTTCACCTTTTCTATATTTCGAcgctcagcagcagcaaagtGCAAAGGCCTCAATTGCCCCATCGTTTCAAAGCTGGTGCCCCTCTTTCGCGCAGTCAAGAAGCACGGTCTGCGGAGCACATAG
This region of Amblyomma americanum isolate KBUSLIRL-KWMA chromosome 5, ASM5285725v1, whole genome shotgun sequence genomic DNA includes:
- the LOC144133465 gene encoding open rectifier potassium channel protein 1-like isoform X1 is translated as MIPRTAVTMSKREVLALLVVFIVYVVIGGAVFMAVEGPLEEQLRSEIAQIRHDFHERLASLNLTELNSSEIKAIVARLADARSKNLMDEHGHDTHTNWNFYNSFFFAITVVTTIGYGHLAPSTPWGRVFCVLYAVVGVPMTGILLAGIGDHFARGMVRGLKRARGHRAPRLALAANLCTFLLPWLLVFLLLPAVVFMFTEDWSYLEGLYYCFITLATIGFGDYVAGNFDGDYIWIYKTGVVLWIIFGLGYLAMILNYISRAMRCKQIRRVEDRLSASFHSTQHKFGQRLDEIHRLLQEFASKQKSHRKSIWRGKSSDKQHSGGGGDDDLSADSLCGGSDKNHNTRDDQIQRLLTLVETLKEESTQNLCRTRQLIETHNLRLQLEAPYHLREELLQPTHRAEGGLPRGEAAPSRRHSLPVLHTDGALGGSSGAGGAGGLLAVPKDYLHVKSHSGSKNRSHLEFPTNFFAPRASIPLCNGRLSHRDSYDGDIYDVEIAVTKPMVTFDLDSLDSTTI
- the LOC144133465 gene encoding open rectifier potassium channel protein 1-like isoform X2, which codes for MIPRTAVTMSKREVLALLVVFIVYVVIGGAVFMAVEGPLEEQLRSEIAQIRHDFHERLASLNLTELNSSEIKAIVARLADARSKNLMDEHGHDTHTNWNFYNSFFFAITVVTTIGYGHLAPSTPWGRVFCVLYAVVGVPMTGILLAGIGDHFARGMVRGLKRARGHRAPRLALAANLCTFLLPWLLVFLLLPAVVFMFTEDWSYLEGLYYCFITLATIGFGDYVAGNFDGDYIWIYKTGVVLWIIFGLGYLAMILNYISRAMRCKQIRRVEDRLSASFHSTQHKFGQRLDEIHRLLQEFASKKSHRKSIWRGKSSDKQHSGGGGDDDLSADSLCGGSDKNHNTRDDQIQRLLTLVETLKEESTQNLCRTRQLIETHNLRLQLEAPYHLREELLQPTHRAEGGLPRGEAAPSRRHSLPVLHTDGALGGSSGAGGAGGLLAVPKDYLHVKSHSGSKNRSHLEFPTNFFAPRASIPLCNGRLSHRDSYDGDIYDVEIAVTKPMVTFDLDSLDSTTI